In Ascaphus truei isolate aAscTru1 chromosome 7, aAscTru1.hap1, whole genome shotgun sequence, one genomic interval encodes:
- the LOC142499809 gene encoding keratin, type I cytoskeletal 18-like isoform X1 → MSFHVTSGSPSRRGSTSRSSASSVSGAPDVRLSSSRLQSLRSGMDMSLPAVRSGIESALPALRSGMGSLLQGNHQEAMQGLNERLAGYLQRVRGLEEENRKLHDEIEDIAARKNPGPRDWDSYQAPLVPLRKQVEDLNMDNAKLLLQIDNARLAADDFKVKLEGEQMICDGVHKDTQGLRNMIDDTNFLRMKLEAELETLKEDLSHLRKRHKEEVAALQALIAENSIKVEVDAPKRPDLNESIAQIRSQYEKMAEQNRAEAENSYKSKFDTMSQEANTNSKALEQAKSEATELRRQLQGLEIERQTLQKTVDSLDHALKDTEDHYGANLSDLNQLLSRLQDELAACRSDIERQVRDYEALLNLKSKLEKEIHDYRTLLEGVTDKDDQETPGVGAPRIQTVKKVTVTQQEIVDGKVVSASSKELVR, encoded by the exons ATGTCTTTCCACGTGACCTCTGGCTCCCCCAGCAGGCGGGGCAGCACCTCTCGCTCCAGCGCCTCCAGCGTGTCTGGTGCCCCTGATGTCCGGTTGTCCTCCTCCCGCCTGCAGTCCCTGCGCTCTGGGATGGACATGTCGCTGCCTGCGGTGCGCTCCGGCATAGAGTCTGCGCTGCCCGCTCTGCGCTCCGGGATGGGGTCTCTGCTGCAGGGTAACCACCAGGAggcgatgcaggggctgaacgAGCGGCTGGCGGGGTACCTGCAGCGGGTCCGGGGGCTGGAGGAGGAAAACCGGAAGCTGCACGATGAGATCGAAGACATCGCGGCCAGGAAGAACCCGGGCCCCCGGGACTGGGACTCCTACCAAGCACCCCTGGTACCGCTGCGCAAACAG GTAGAAGACTTAAATATGGACAATGCCAAACTTCTTCTGCAGATTGACAACGCCAGGCTGGCTGCGGATGACTTTAAAGTGAA GCTGGAGGGGGAGCAGATGATCTGTGATGGGGTGCATAAGGACACGCAGGGCTTGCGTAACATGATTGATGACACCAACTTCTTACGCATGAAGCTGGAGGCTGAGTTGGAGACCCTGAAAGAGGACCTGTCCCACCTGCGCAAGCGCCACAAGGAG GAGGTGGCCGCTCTCCAAGCTCTGATTGCGGAGAACAGCATTAAGGTAGAGGTGGACGCGCCCAAGAGGCCGGACCTGAACGAGAGCATCGCCCAGATCCGCAGCCAGTACGAGAAAATGGCGGAGCAGAACCGAGCGGAGGCAGAAAACTCTTACAAAAGCAAG TTTGACACCATGTCCCAGGAGGCGAACACAAACTCCAAGGCGCTGGAGCAAGCCAAGAGCGAGGCGACCGAGCTCCGACGCCAGCTGCAGGGCCTGGAGATAGAGCGCCAAACTCTCCAGAAGACG GTTGACTCTTTGGACCATGCTCTGAAGGACACAGAAGACCATTATGGAGCCAACTTATCGGACCTGAACCAGCTGCTTTCCAGGCTGCAGGACGAGCTGGCCGCGTGTCGGTCTGACATTGAGCGGCAAGTGCGGGACTACGAGGCGCTCCTGAACCTGAAGAGCAAGCTGGAGAAGGAAATCCACGACTACCGCACTTTGCTGGAGGGAGTCACCGACAA AGATGACCAGGAGACCCCGGGGGTGGGGG CACCCAGGATCCAGACCGTTAAAAAGGTGACAGTGACCCAGCAAGAGATCGTGGATGGAAAAGTGGTGTCTGCATCATCCAAGGAGCTTGTTCGCTGA
- the LOC142499809 gene encoding keratin, type I cytoskeletal 18-like isoform X2, translating to MSFHVTSGSPSRRGSTSRSSASSVSGAPDVRLSSSRLQSLRSGMDMSLPAVRSGIESALPALRSGMGSLLQGNHQEAMQGLNERLAGYLQRVRGLEEENRKLHDEIEDIAARKNPGPRDWDSYQAPLVPLRKQVEDLNMDNAKLLLQIDNARLAADDFKVKLEGEQMICDGVHKDTQGLRNMIDDTNFLRMKLEAELETLKEDLSHLRKRHKEEVAALQALIAENSIKVEVDAPKRPDLNESIAQIRSQYEKMAEQNRAEAENSYKSKFDTMSQEANTNSKALEQAKSEATELRRQLQGLEIERQTLQKTVDSLDHALKDTEDHYGANLSDLNQLLSRLQDELAACRSDIERQVRDYEALLNLKSKLEKEIHDYRTLLEGVTDKDDQETPGVGGK from the exons ATGTCTTTCCACGTGACCTCTGGCTCCCCCAGCAGGCGGGGCAGCACCTCTCGCTCCAGCGCCTCCAGCGTGTCTGGTGCCCCTGATGTCCGGTTGTCCTCCTCCCGCCTGCAGTCCCTGCGCTCTGGGATGGACATGTCGCTGCCTGCGGTGCGCTCCGGCATAGAGTCTGCGCTGCCCGCTCTGCGCTCCGGGATGGGGTCTCTGCTGCAGGGTAACCACCAGGAggcgatgcaggggctgaacgAGCGGCTGGCGGGGTACCTGCAGCGGGTCCGGGGGCTGGAGGAGGAAAACCGGAAGCTGCACGATGAGATCGAAGACATCGCGGCCAGGAAGAACCCGGGCCCCCGGGACTGGGACTCCTACCAAGCACCCCTGGTACCGCTGCGCAAACAG GTAGAAGACTTAAATATGGACAATGCCAAACTTCTTCTGCAGATTGACAACGCCAGGCTGGCTGCGGATGACTTTAAAGTGAA GCTGGAGGGGGAGCAGATGATCTGTGATGGGGTGCATAAGGACACGCAGGGCTTGCGTAACATGATTGATGACACCAACTTCTTACGCATGAAGCTGGAGGCTGAGTTGGAGACCCTGAAAGAGGACCTGTCCCACCTGCGCAAGCGCCACAAGGAG GAGGTGGCCGCTCTCCAAGCTCTGATTGCGGAGAACAGCATTAAGGTAGAGGTGGACGCGCCCAAGAGGCCGGACCTGAACGAGAGCATCGCCCAGATCCGCAGCCAGTACGAGAAAATGGCGGAGCAGAACCGAGCGGAGGCAGAAAACTCTTACAAAAGCAAG TTTGACACCATGTCCCAGGAGGCGAACACAAACTCCAAGGCGCTGGAGCAAGCCAAGAGCGAGGCGACCGAGCTCCGACGCCAGCTGCAGGGCCTGGAGATAGAGCGCCAAACTCTCCAGAAGACG GTTGACTCTTTGGACCATGCTCTGAAGGACACAGAAGACCATTATGGAGCCAACTTATCGGACCTGAACCAGCTGCTTTCCAGGCTGCAGGACGAGCTGGCCGCGTGTCGGTCTGACATTGAGCGGCAAGTGCGGGACTACGAGGCGCTCCTGAACCTGAAGAGCAAGCTGGAGAAGGAAATCCACGACTACCGCACTTTGCTGGAGGGAGTCACCGACAA AGATGACCAGGAGACCCCGGGGGTGGGGGGTAAGTGA